The DNA segment GACAGCTCTTTTAGCCGCAAGAAACGAAACATGACGAAAAAATCCCGAACTCAGAAAATCTTCCACCCTGAGTCCGTCTGCTTCTTTCGTCTCTTTTCGATTTTTGCGGCTAATCTGGGAGTCCCAGCTCCCAGGCCTCAACTGTTTTGAGTAGCAAATCCCTTCTCCTCCCGTTCCTACATTGCGTCCCTTGCGGTTCAACAGCTCTCCGCGTAGTTCCGGAAATCTGTCTCACATCCTGACATCGCGGGTGTGAGTTTTCTCTCTTGGCCTGCCTCACTGCTCGCGTCAAACTCTCCCCCATGCCCGATCCCTTTCCAGGTCGCGGGGTGGTTTCGGCCGGTGCGATTCTCATCGCTGGCCTGGCTTTGCTCTGCGTCGACCCGAGTTTGATGGCGGCCGATGCGACTTTTTATCGCGCGATCAATCTGAACGGCCCCGCTTGCCGGATCGACGGACGGAATTGGGAGGGGCAGGGGACGACCAACCTGGTGGTGCGGGGAAAGACTTTCGAGAACCAAGCCGTCGCCCTACGACCAGCAACTGACTCGGTCCGAGCCTCCATGATCCGAAGCAGCGTGTGGGGCAGTTCGGTGGACATTCAGGTCACGGAGGTTCCGCGTGGGGAGTATCAGGTTTTTCTCTATGTCTGGGAGGACAACCACTCGGAGCGATTCGACTTGCTGGTGAACGATCAGGTGGTGGTGGTCGGCTTCCATAGCGGAGCCGCAGGGGCTTGGAAACGGCTCGGCCCCTGGAGAACGGCGGTGACCAACGGTCAGCTCACGGTGTCAGCCCGGGGGCCAAGTCATGGGGCGGCGAATCTGTCCGGCCTGGAAATTTGGACGGGCGAGGGTCCTATTCCCTCGGGTCGCTCCTTGGGCTTTGTTACCCAGGTGTCCACCGAGCAGACCGAGTTTTTTGAGCGTCGCATCCGTCCCGTCCTGGCGGAGCAGTGCTACGCGTGTCACAGCGCTCGGGCGGAAAAGTTGAAGGGCAACCTCTTCCTGGATTCGCGCGCGGGAATCATCAAAGGCGGAGACTCCGGCCCGGTCATCACACCGGGGGAACCAGAGGCCAGCCTGTTGCTTCAAGCGGTGCGGCACACGGATCCAGGATTGGTAATGCCCCCCAAGGGCAAGCTGACCTCCGAGCAAATCGTGGACCTGGAGGCGTGGATCCTCATGGGCGCGCCGGATCCGCGAACGGAGGATACTCCCCAGGCGGCTCTCGCGCGCTCAGCCATCGATTGGACCAAGGCCAAGGAGTGGTGGTCGTTTCGGCCCCTTCGGCGTCCCGTGGGTCCGGTGGTGCAGGGTCGGTCGTGGGCGCGCCAGGAACTGGATACCTTCGTGCTGGCCCGACTCGAAGCTGCCGGACTCGCTCCGGCCCCGGAGGCTAGTCGCGAGGTCCTGATCCGAAGGGCGACCTTTGACCTCATCGGGTTGCCTCCCACCCCGGAGGAGGTGGAGGGCTTTGTCACGGATCCTTCTCCCCGAGCGTTCGAAATCGTGATCGAACGACTCCTTGCCTCGCCGCGCTATGGCGAACGCTGGGGCCGGCACTGGCTGGACGTCGTGCGCTACGCCGACACGGCGGGGGATAACTCGGACTTTCCCATTCCTCAGATGCGCCACTATCGCGATTGGGTGATCCGCGCCTTCAATCGGGACCTGCCGTACGACGAGTTTGTGACTCAACAGATTGCGGGCGATCTGTTGGGTTCGGCCACGCCCGAGCAGTCCAAGGAACAGTTGGTGGCGACCGGATACCTGGCCAACGCCCGCCGCTTCGGGTCGCGGGTCGACGATTACCCTCAGCATCTGACCATTGAGGACACGCTGGATAACCTGGGTCGCACCTTCCTCGGTCTGACCCTCAACTGCGCGCGCTGTCACGACCACAAGTTTGACCCGATCACGGCGTCCGACTACTACGCTCTCTATGGCATCTTCCACAGCACCCGCTATCCGTGGCCGGGGATCGAGCTGGACCAGCGTCAACGTGATCTCGTGCCGTTGGTGTCGTCAGGTGAACGCCGCGCGGCGCTGCAGTTGATCCAAGATCGCGAGTCGGAGCAGCGGAAACTGGACGGGGAAATCCAGCGGCTCAAGGAAGCGCTAAAGACGGCCACGACGGCGGATCAGCCTGCTGCCAAAGAAACCCTCAAGTCGGCCGAAGCGCGCGCGGCGGAACATCGATCCCGGCCGTTACCCTTCGAGATGGCTTACGCCGTCGCCGAGGCTGCGAAGCCGGAGGATGTGCCGGTCCAAATCAAGGGCGATCCCGCCAAGTTGGGCCCCACCGTTCCACGACGTTTTCTGACCATCCTAGGGGGGGCGCCTTTCCCGCCCGGCCTAAGCGGGAGTGGGCGCCGGGAACTGGCCGCTTGGCTGACTGGTCCTGATAATCCACTGACGGCCCGGGTGATGGTGAATCGGATCTGGCTAAATCATTTCGGAAAAGGGTTGGTCGCCACTCCCAATGATTTTGGGAAGCAAGGGAAACCGCCGAGCCATCCCGAGCTGCTGGACTTTCTAGCGACGGAGTTCATCCGTTCCGGATGGTCGGTCAAGGCCATGCATCGACGGATCATGCTCTCGAGCACGTATCAACAGTCGAGCCATCGCCCGGCCCGGGCCGTGGAGCAGGATCCGGGGAATGAGACCTTTTCGGGCTACCCGCGGCGTCGGCTGGACGCGGAATCCCTGCGCGACAGCCTGCTGTGGTTGGGAGGCGATTTGGATTTGAGGCTCCCCGGGGCCCATCCGTTCCCGGCTCCGAAGGATTGGAAATTCACCCAGCACAATCCCTTCCGCGCCGTCTACGACTCCCGACACCGGAGCGTTTACCTCATGACTCAACGCATTCAGCGGCATCCCTATCTGGCCATCTTTGATGGAGCCGATCCGGCGGCCAGCACCGCGTTCCGAACTCGAAGCACCACCCCCCTGCAGGCTCTGCACCTGCTGAACGATGGGCTGGTGCATGAGCAGGCCAAGCGATTCGCCGGCCGTATTGTCTCGGGCCGGGAGGATCAGGCCGCACGGATTCGTTTGTCCTTCCGTCAGGCGCTGGGACGCGTGCCTGCGGGGGAGGAGGTTTCCCTCGCTGTCGCCTTCCTTGACCGTGTGCGGGAGCGATCCCGGGCGTCAGGTGCCTCCGCCCAAACAGCTGACGTGGAGAGCTGGCAGGCTTATGCCCGGACGTTGTTTCGGTTGAACGAATTCGTCTACCTGGACTAACCTGACCAAGGGTTTTAAACGTGAATAACCATTTCCATCTCGGGCTGAACGGGCGTTCGGGAGCGAAAGCCAGCCGCCGCCAGGTGATTCGTTCGCTCGTCGGCGGCTCGCTGCTGCTGCCGGGCATGATTTCTCGTCTGCTGGCGGAGGACGACCCGCTGGCCAGCCGACCTGCCCACTTTCCATCCCGTGCGAAGCGGG comes from the Verrucomicrobiales bacterium genome and includes:
- a CDS encoding PSD1 domain-containing protein is translated as MPDPFPGRGVVSAGAILIAGLALLCVDPSLMAADATFYRAINLNGPACRIDGRNWEGQGTTNLVVRGKTFENQAVALRPATDSVRASMIRSSVWGSSVDIQVTEVPRGEYQVFLYVWEDNHSERFDLLVNDQVVVVGFHSGAAGAWKRLGPWRTAVTNGQLTVSARGPSHGAANLSGLEIWTGEGPIPSGRSLGFVTQVSTEQTEFFERRIRPVLAEQCYACHSARAEKLKGNLFLDSRAGIIKGGDSGPVITPGEPEASLLLQAVRHTDPGLVMPPKGKLTSEQIVDLEAWILMGAPDPRTEDTPQAALARSAIDWTKAKEWWSFRPLRRPVGPVVQGRSWARQELDTFVLARLEAAGLAPAPEASREVLIRRATFDLIGLPPTPEEVEGFVTDPSPRAFEIVIERLLASPRYGERWGRHWLDVVRYADTAGDNSDFPIPQMRHYRDWVIRAFNRDLPYDEFVTQQIAGDLLGSATPEQSKEQLVATGYLANARRFGSRVDDYPQHLTIEDTLDNLGRTFLGLTLNCARCHDHKFDPITASDYYALYGIFHSTRYPWPGIELDQRQRDLVPLVSSGERRAALQLIQDRESEQRKLDGEIQRLKEALKTATTADQPAAKETLKSAEARAAEHRSRPLPFEMAYAVAEAAKPEDVPVQIKGDPAKLGPTVPRRFLTILGGAPFPPGLSGSGRRELAAWLTGPDNPLTARVMVNRIWLNHFGKGLVATPNDFGKQGKPPSHPELLDFLATEFIRSGWSVKAMHRRIMLSSTYQQSSHRPARAVEQDPGNETFSGYPRRRLDAESLRDSLLWLGGDLDLRLPGAHPFPAPKDWKFTQHNPFRAVYDSRHRSVYLMTQRIQRHPYLAIFDGADPAASTAFRTRSTTPLQALHLLNDGLVHEQAKRFAGRIVSGREDQAARIRLSFRQALGRVPAGEEVSLAVAFLDRVRERSRASGASAQTADVESWQAYARTLFRLNEFVYLD